The Spirosoma radiotolerans genome has a window encoding:
- a CDS encoding phosphoadenylyl-sulfate reductase, whose amino-acid sequence MIAEPTHTLEGLTEQLHGLSNVDALRTLAELFPGEVVFSTSLGYEDQVITDLILANDISIKIFTLDTGRMFAETYSVWKKTNDRYATKIEAYFPDRAAEEALMTTKGPYSFYDSVENRKECCGIRKVEPLNRALKGQKIWITGIRAEQSANRQSMPQLEWDAAHNLFKFHPLMDWTFDEVKQYIKEHNVPYNPLHDRGFVSIGCQPCTRAIQPGEDFRAGRWWWEDNSKKECGLHTHEEAFKP is encoded by the coding sequence ATGATTGCAGAACCAACTCACACACTCGAAGGCCTGACCGAACAACTACACGGTCTGAGCAACGTTGACGCGCTGCGGACACTGGCTGAGTTATTTCCCGGCGAAGTCGTTTTTTCGACCAGCCTGGGCTACGAAGATCAGGTTATTACCGACCTGATTCTGGCGAATGACATTTCCATTAAAATTTTCACGCTCGATACGGGCCGGATGTTTGCCGAAACGTATTCGGTCTGGAAGAAAACCAATGATCGGTACGCCACCAAAATAGAAGCGTACTTTCCGGACCGAGCGGCCGAAGAAGCCCTGATGACCACGAAAGGACCCTACAGCTTCTACGATTCGGTGGAGAACCGGAAAGAGTGCTGCGGCATTCGTAAAGTGGAGCCGCTGAACCGGGCGCTGAAAGGGCAGAAAATATGGATTACCGGTATCCGCGCCGAGCAGTCGGCCAACCGCCAGAGCATGCCCCAGCTCGAATGGGACGCAGCGCATAACCTCTTCAAATTCCACCCGCTCATGGATTGGACCTTCGACGAGGTGAAGCAGTACATCAAAGAGCACAATGTACCTTACAACCCGCTTCATGATCGTGGGTTTGTCAGTATCGGCTGTCAGCCCTGCACCCGGGCTATTCAGCCAGGCGAAGATTTCCGGGCTGGTCGCTGGTGGTGGGAAGATAACTCCAAGAAAGAGTGTGGACTCCATACGCATGAGGA